TGCTTCACGTGGTTAATAATGATTATTGgtgaaaaaataatttaattttttgtgtTAGTGTATAGTCAAATTACTGTTTAGAAAATACAATTAATTCTagttttgatatagttactctcagTGATTTTTAATTGTTTGATATATGAGAGTAATTATAACTTTTACAGTATTTGTGTCATATTGTTCAATTACTAAGTACGAATATAGTTTCTATTTCAATGAAATAGTTacctttttaaaaatatagttactcttataAATTTGTAAGTCATATGATTGCATAACGAAAGTTACtaattgtcaaaatagtaactatattttataaacagttactatatgtaaaGAAGGGTGACCACTAAATGTGAAGAGTTAGTATACATAAATAGTGAATAATTTGGTGTATAaatctaaatagttactatcttacAGATATAGTTATCTTTAataagatatagttactctcttttttatggtattttattatttgatgaatatatagttactatattgtatGATATAGTAACTGTattgtattaagagttactatattgtcaaaatagtaactatattttataaagagataattttcagaatagtaactattgtattaatagttactatattgtcaatatagtaactataaagagttactatattgacaatatagtaactattttataaagagttactatattgtcaaaatagtaactatattgtattaagagttaATATATTgtcaatatagtaactatattgtattaaaagtaactatattgtcaaaatagtaaactatattgtattaagagttactatattgtcaaaatagtaatttattaagagttactatattttcagaatagtaactatattgtattaggagttactatattgtcaaaattgtaactatattttataaagagttactatattttcagaatagtaactatattgtactaagagtaactatattgtcaaaatagtaactatattttataaagagttactatgttgtCAAAACTATAATATAAAACAAGAACATCactaaaatagttgttctttaggtgtaaataattgaatatttggtgtcttggatccaaattctttgtgtttcttttttcctttctttgatGGCTGCTTGTAATTGTCATATTGACCCTTTATTCTCTTCTTACTCTTTCCTTTAGTATTAGCACGATCAGGATCAAGCACAATTGTTATTTCAGAATTAGTTGATTCTTCGTCTTGTGTTTGTCGTTGTGCTTCAGCTTTTGCCTTTTCTTGTTCTGCTATCTTTGCagcttcttctttttccttcctttcttcttccttttttatgatttcatcaaCTGCTTTATTATCCGTTTTAAACTTCTCCTCGATAAATTTTCTGGCCTTTGCTATCTTATGCCCTTTCAAAATTAAGTTATAGTATCTGTGGTATAAAGTTTAAGCATGAAGTCAAATATCTACTGTAATTGTAACTATATGAAAATGAACtaatgtatattgaaaaattaccttctGATCATATATAATCTCCAACCAGTAAAATTGTTGATTTCACCTTTCTCCCTTTTTATTGTATCAACCCTTTCCCATATCTGTTTCTTTGCCTATCTAGTCCATCTTGTTGTTATGTAACGATCTGGAATTGTATTGATTGAATGTAAATGCAATattctcaaacaatggaagcacaACCATCCAGATTCTTCAAAGTTTTTGCATGTGCAAGTGACGGTTGAATCTTCCATTTTGTATTGAACTTCTTGCCTTGATCCTGTTAGAGTATTTacatataatataatattattcaAAAGAACATCTACTCCAAATATTAAATAAAGATTTATAGTTTTTTTACCTGTTATTCCTTCTATCCACACTTCAAAAAACACTGTTCTTCCAACACTTCCCTTGAACATTGTACTACTTGCCACAGAAAGCTTGAACTCTTCTTCAAAATCACGGAACAGTGTTATCGTGTATACATTTGCTGCCTGTTTTAATATAGCACTCATACTTAGCTCTGAAGTAGGTATTCCCCTTGTACAGTCAAAATCGTCTTTTTCTTCGGTTTTTCTCCATCGTTTTATTGTAGCTTGAAAAATACTATAGAACTCTGTTAATGTTGTACTTTTATTTGCTTTAAATCCAACAGCATGGTTTGTACTTTCACTTCTTTGTGAAGAAAGTATACCGGcagaaaaaaaatctttacttaaagctGTACACCATTTTTCTTTAAGACCATACAATCTGTTGAACCAGTCATCTTTTTCCAGCTTAAAAGTGTTGATCATAGATTTCcaagtttcttcaaaatcatttgGTGTTATACACCCACTTAAACACTTGTAGAATgcatttttgaagtttttatcAGACTTCAATAAACCAAATCTACTGTTTGCATTTTTACTCAAGTGCCACAAGCATAACCTGTGTCTTGAAGAAGGAAAAACCtgaaaaacaataatgaatatatatagttccacaaaatagtaactatatattatAAAGAGTTACcatattttataaagaattactatattgtcaaaatagtaactatattgtattaagagttTCTATATTGTCAacagagtaactatattttataaagagttactatattgtcaaaatagtaactatactttataaagtgttactataatttcagaatagtaactatattgtattaatagttactatattgtcaaaatagtaactataatttataaagagttactatattgtcaaaatagtaacaatattttataaagagttactatattgtcaaaatagtaacaatattttataaagagttactatattgtaaaaatagtaactatattatataaagagttactatattgtcaaaatagtaacttttattttacaaagagttactatattgtcaaaatagtaactataatatatgaagAGGTACCTGTTCTATTCCAGCAGCAATAGCTGCATCTTGATCAGTGAAAATTGATAAAGGGTGCTTTCCTCCCATAGCCTTCAGAAAAGTTTCAAACACCCAAACAAAATATTCTGTGGTTTCATCCCCAATGAAAGCACAAGCAAACATTGTGTTTTTCCAATGGTTATTTATACCAACAAATGGAGCACATATGAGATTGTACTTATTGGTTCTGAATGTAGTATCAAAAACTAGAACATCTCCATATATTTTGTAATCTTCTCTCATCATAGAATCCCTCCAAAATAGGCACTCAACTTTTCCTTCAGCATTGAGTCTTACTCTGAAAAAGAACTCGGGATCTATTGATTGTATGTCATACAGTTTGTTCACTAGTGTTTGTGAATCCTTGCCATcaatttgcttcatttttaactTGTAGCAGTTGTTTAGATGATCAATCATCGTATGACCAACACAGTCGTCTCCGCCAGTTTCTGTTGACATATACCTATAAGACTCCATTGGTCTTAGACCACATTCTGACATTGCCTCAATAGCTTCTTTTTTAGG
This Spinacia oleracea cultivar Varoflay chromosome 6, BTI_SOV_V1, whole genome shotgun sequence DNA region includes the following protein-coding sequences:
- the LOC130463610 gene encoding protein FAR1-RELATED SEQUENCE 5-like, which translates into the protein MSECGLRPMESYRYMSTETGGDDCVGHTMIDHLNNCYKLKMKQIDGKDSQTLVNKLYDIQSIDPEFFFRVRLNAEGKVECLFWRDSMMREDYKIYGDVLVFDTTFRTNKYNLICAPFVGINNHWKNTMFACAFIGDETTEYFVWVFETFLKAMGGKHPLSIFTDQDAAIAAGIEQVFPSSRHRLCLWHLSKNANSRFGLLKSDKNFKNAFYKCLSGCITPNDFEETWKSMINTFKLEKDDWFNRLYGLKEKWCTALSKDFFSAGILSSQRSESTNHAVGFKANKSTTLTEFYSIFQATIKRWRKTEEKDDFDCTRGIPTSELSMSAILKQAANVYTITLFRDFEEEFKLSVASSTMFKGSVGRTVFFEVWIEGITGSRQEVQYKMEDSTVTCTCKNFEESGWEKGEINNFTGWRLYMIRRYYNLILKGHKIAKARKFIEEKFKTDNKAVDEIIKKEEERKEKEEAAKIAEQEKAKAEAQRQTQDEESTNSEITIVLDPDRANTKGKILTT